In Myxocyprinus asiaticus isolate MX2 ecotype Aquarium Trade chromosome 32, UBuf_Myxa_2, whole genome shotgun sequence, one genomic interval encodes:
- the LOC127423349 gene encoding nuclear receptor-binding factor 2-like produces MEVVDSPLNLAHQQCRKADRLLAAGKFEDAISCHRKAAELLKEAMTLTECEQARLSLELQRDSHVKQQRLIEERWKRARREDKPRTLQHVPSSDQPLRRHPHPGATALDISQASEREYDTWLYLLKNKGTAPEPCPGSKAQKDDKTRLEEQQTTINDLRKLVDRLVSENEHLKQENENLRAENTRLKKEPYVDADFVDRSELWVLPQPGEERKAKNIPIPQLPPLEMPTQEIPLEDLPGLELPEDIKQELQELLDGEKL; encoded by the exons GCCCATCAACAGTGCAGGAAAGCAGACCGCTTGCTGGCCGCAGGGAAATTTGAAGATGCCATCTCCTGCCACAGAAAAGCTGCAG AACTTCTCAAGGAGGCCATGACGCTCACAGAGTGTGAACAG GCTCGCTTGTCTCTGGAGCTTCAGAGGGACAGTCACGTAAAGCAGCAGAGGCTGATCGAGGAGCGATGGAAGCGAGCAAGAAGAGAGGACAAGCCCAGAACCCTCCAGCATGTCCCCTCCTCAGACCAGCCCCTTCGCCGCCACCCCCATCCAGGCGCAACGGCTCTAGACATCTCCCAAGCATCTGAACGTGAGTACGACACATGGCTGTACCTCCTGAAGAACAAAGGCACCGCCCCAGAGCCCTGCCCGGGCAGTAAAGCACAGAAAGACGACAAAACTCGTCTGGAAGAGCAGCAGACCACCATTAACGACCTGCGCAAACTGGTGGACCGTCTGGTGTCCGAGAACGAGCATCTTAAACAGGAGAATGAGAATTTGCGGGCAGAGAACACGAGGCTGAAGAAGGAGCCCTACGTCGATGCAGACTTCGTGGACAGATCGGAGCTATGGGTGCTTCCGCAGCCGGGTGAGGAGCGCAAGGCAAAGAACATTCCCATCCCCCAACTCCCCCCACTAGAGATGCCCACTCAGGAAATCCCTCTGGAAGACCTTCCCGGCCTGGAGCTTCCTGAAGACATCAAGCAAGAGCTGCAGGAGTTGCTGGATGGGGAGAAGCTGTGA